gtggcagatgattaacaggagttggggtaaCGTAGAAAGGgacaattcgggggggggggcacatgaaccaccataCGCCTGTCTAGAGAGTCCTGTTTgcttggctggtgcttctggcccacgcggtggaatcagggcaagcagctgagttcagaggcagatgttagacagccagcaaagatggtagagtgtgggggggtgaagatTGTagagtgggggttgggaggacacagatggatcggggggcagctccgtgccacaccccctatgtccctacaaacacagttaagacacaggcaaggcctccccccacacgacaGCACAGTTCGAAatttactcagtcttaggccccctctacggagatttgtagattccccgggcggtgttcctccggtggactgctttttctctgtctgttccgggttttcttttttgcattccagaaatgtcggagcaagtgataagagtccTCTCGACCGGAGAcaggtccgcagacaaacagcaagcggctgggtctgggggctgggtccttccactccacCACTCCAGGGAAGTGGGCCGGCAGGACTCCCTCTCACAGGGGGGGAGtgtcagctggagcggcagcagcgtccgagggccgggggggaggggggctaacAGCCGGCTGGCAGCTGGctagcactctagcaacagcagagaaagaaacaaaaacaacaaaaagaaaagaaagtggggagagcatctggcccagtcgggggggaagccgaaagcaggggcaaaaagcaaggaaagcccaggccagagggcagcagcaggagagaaggctaagtaggtcccttttcccagggtaagggaacagggaaggttccaaaaCAATGAGGAACTTTGTGGAAACAATTAAGGCctacaggctgattagaacacctgcagccaatcaagaagctgccagaatcactTAACACAGGCGGGCTAATTAGGGCACCTAGTTTGAAAAGGAGcttacttcagtttgtggtgggtgtgcaaggagctgggagcaagaggtgcaagaagctgagactgagaagtacaagcattatcaaacATCAGGAGGGAGGTTCTGTGGTgaaaataaagaaggtgttgggaggaggtcatGCAGCTGTTATAGGAGCCACTGTAGAtagttgcaatccacagggccctgggctggaacccggactAGAGAGcagccctgggttccccccatctctccattcccccaactccctacttgataccagaggagttcacctggactgtgggttccaccagagtggaaggtctctggcctgttccccgatccactgggtggatcagcagagactgcagggattgttcttcttccttttccctatGCTGTCCAGCGATGAGACTAACTaagtgaacagcagatttgagccacgaaagtggccaaagtgagggctgccatgaacctctgaggtgaggaaatctgccaataagtgcaggacccaccaaggcagaggaggaactttgtcacagtatgctCTAGTCAGCAGAATCTAGCAATTTTCCAGTGGGTGCTGGAGCATGACTCACATACAGTGGGAACATGAAATGCAGAACCTGGGTCCAGCCAGAAGATAATTAGCCCATCTTAGAATTTTGCCCGAATGCAGAAGATGAGGACTGTGAAAGGCTGAAAGTCATTTCAATGGGACATATTCATCGAATTGCCATAGAGAGAAATTTTCCCTAGCAAGGGACATTAATGGCAATAAGAAGAGGAATTATAGGGATATTAGCAGcaacaaaaaaaagaaatgaaacagcAGGTCAACTACTTAGTCGGGGACGTGAGCTTATaatggatgacatcaagaaggctgacaaATCTGCACAACCATCCTCACCATCAAACAACTATCGCACACAATAATCCGAAACACACATAGCCTCTCACTGCAGCACACATTCACACATTCACCCAATTCTGCCAGCATAACAGAACCCACACACAAATCATTACAACCACTCACACTGCAACTCAACCAGCATACACAATAAACCCAATCACACGTAGCCCCCTTAGttaccacacacaaaaatcaacaCAAATGTTCAAGTACAACACAATATACACATAAATCAACACAAATACACAGCTTCACTAGCATACGCAATAACCCCAAGCATCACTCTGAACACCAGACTGTCAATTGAGTCTGTATCACATGATGCAAAGAGTAACAAGAAtggttcaggtttcagagtacaaGCTGTGATAGTCtatatcagcagaaagaacaggaggacttgtggcaccttagagactaacaaatttgtttgagcataagcttttgtgggctaaagtctactttgtcagatgcatgctttagctcatgaaagcttatgctcaaataaatttgttagtctctaacgtgccacaagtactcttcattCTTTCTGCAATAATGGTTCAGAACTCTTTCTCTTTAGCATTTCCCCAGGTTCCATTATCACTGGGATTCATAATCTGTTGTTCGCCAGTTTTTAAGTTCTCATCCATTTGGGGGGTTTTTAACACACATGAGTTTCCAGATTACCCTTCTGTGACAGCAGAGGTTTTCAGATCCTAGCAAAGTACTAAGCCGATTGCCTCCAGGAATAGAAGCCTGGCATAGTGACCTGGCTGAGAGTGCAACTAAAGAGCAGGTAACATTTGGAAGAAGAAGGTCCTCAGACAAATTTGGAAAACATAGCTCTAACTTTTAAAAGCCTTTGATTAATCACTAATGGATGACAACTGAGATATCACCATCCTTTCCCCTCTGTGCCCGCCTATCTCCCTATTTTTGCCTCCCATCCCAATCCTTTAACTTTctattctttttttctcttctttttattttcccaaTAGTTTCATTTTGTGGGGGAaatcaataaaatataaacaaatcaagaaataaataaagaaatgtgCTCACTTAAAAGTGCATTACAATGACTGAGttaacatggggaaaaaatgaagattTAAGCATTTTAAGGAGTTACCCACTTACCCCAGTATAAATGAGGAATAGCTGCACTGAAGCCAAGAGAGATGCACTAATTGaaaactggtgtaagtgggaGGAGAATGACACCAAAAGAGaggtttcttcttcttcttcttctacttcttctattattgtttaatatcCCTTAACATAGAGCTTCATTACCACCTAATGCCTTCAAATATAACCTACACAAATATTGTAAATGAGTTCTAACATCAAGGAAAGTGGGACACATACATTTTATTCCAGTTTCAAAACCACTTGGGACAAAGCTGAAGGTGACAAATGCTAAATTTCTTAAGGacataattttaattattttattctcATGAACTCATTAAAATATTTACTTGCAAATTCATCCACTCTCAAAGGAGAATAATCCAAATTCAAGGAGGATGCACTGCTTCCTCAAACATGAGTGTGGGTCTGAGGGTGAAGTGAATGTCTAAGGATACGGCTGGGTGTCCTAATTTTCATCCATAATGAGTGAGATGCCCACAGGTAGGCAACACATAGTCTCAACACTTAGATACAGGGAGTCCTGATTCTGACAGTCATGAGTTCAGCAAGCACACAAAGATGAGTATGGGCTACTGatgttgaatcatagaatcatagaatatcaaggttggaagggacctttggaggtcatctagtccaaccccctgctcaaagcaggatctcatccccaactaaatcatcccagccaggaccttgtcaagcctgactttaaaaacctctaaggaaggagattccaccatttccctaggtaacccattccagtgcttcaccaccctcctagcgatttttttttcctaatatccaacctaaacctcccccactgcaacttgagatcattagtccttgttctatcatctggtaccactgagaacagtctaagtCCATCGTCTATGGAACCctctttcaagtagttgaaagcagatatcaaatctcccctcattcttctcttttacagactaaataatcccagttccctcagcctctcctcataactcatgagCTCTAgccccctactcatttttgttgccctccgctggactttttccaatttttccacatccttcttgtagtgtggagcccaaaactggacacagtctttcagatgaggcctcaccaatgccgaatagaggggaatgatcatgtccctcgatctgctggcaatgttcctacttatacagctgaaaatgccattagccttcttggtaacaagggcacactgttgagccatatccagcttcttgtccacagGTTCCTAGGTTCCATGAGTCAGAATGTGCAAGATCATAACCCCaagtcacagagacccctttgggactgtcacctgacgtgctgaaactacctctgaatCCATTTTTCCTGtgagtttgggcctccagaaccctgccttgtcaagccagacatgccagtctgctccaacacagacccagggtctgaaccacatgccccaaagctgcagagttaactgaaaacagcttaagatgTCCTTTTGTCTCTAGTACCCATACACcaagctcccaatgggatccaaaccccaaataaatccattttactctctataaaccttatacagggtaaactcacaaattgtccaccctctataacactgatagagagatatgcacagctgtttgctccccaggACTCACAGACAATTGAATTTTGACTCTATGCCCTAATCCATTCTCCCTGAAACTTAACTTGAAAAGATGTATAGCACAGGTTTGACATCCCTCAGCTCTAGAAACTTGTCCCATGGCTGAGGGCAATTGGAGTGTCCTGCAACCATGCTGGCTCCCATCTATATAGTTTTGTGAATGTGGTGCCATTGTGTAAATATACACCATTTCTGTGCATAAAATCTTGTCTCCCTCTAGagtctgggttaattaataagcaaaagtgattttattaagaataaaaagtaggatttaagtggttccaagtaataacagacagaacaaagaaagtttccaagtaaaataaaataaaacacccaagtctaagcctaatacattaagaaactgattacagataaaattcCACCCGTAGacatgtttcaataagcttctttcacagactggactccttcctagtctggaccCAATCCTTTCTCTTGTACAGAtcttgttagctccagctcaggtggtaactaggggatttctcatgactggaacctcCTTTCTTCTGTTCCGCCCCCTTACaaagctttggcacaaggcaggaatcttttgtctctctgggtccacacccttccttctaaatggaaaagcaccaggattaagatggattccagtaccggGTGACAtagtcacatgtcctgtgagaccccaagccttcactcttcctggcctgactcacaggaaggtttgcaagtaaacagagccatttacaaacaattgtcctagttgatgggaacCATCAAggttccaaaccaccattaatggcccacaatTTGCacaattacaataggacctcagaattatatttcatatttctagtttcagatacatgaatgatacatttatacaagtaggatgaccacactcagtagattataaatgATATCTGACAAGTgatcttttgcatgaagcatattcaagttacattatattcacactcagtaggatattttcataaaatcatatagactGCAACATCACATATATATTAGGTTAACATTTTGAATTCTTGAAAAAGACAAAAGATCTAAGGAGAGATTTTCTCAAGGCTTTCTTTACCtccttgtttctcaggctgtagatgagggggttgaCCAAAGGCGTCAGGATTCCATAGAAGACAGAGAACACTTTGTTCAGGTCCCTCAGTGCATCAGAGTCCAATAGCAGATACACCAGGGTCAATGTCCCATAGAAAACTGTCACCAcaatgaggtgagaggagcatgtggaaaaggccttttgcctCATGGTGCTGGAAGGGATTCTCAGAATGTTGGAGATGATACAAACATAGGATGTCACTGTCAATAGAAATGGAGGCAATGTGAATATGGAGCAAGATATTAAACCAGCAACTTCCACCATGTGGGTGTCAGTGCAGGAGAGTTTTGTTATTGGATgaaaatcacaaaagaaatggtCAATTTCATTGGGGCCACAGAAAGTTAATTGTGACAACATAAATATAAAGATGGAAACAGACATAAATCCACCTATCCACAACCCAACCACTAGCTGGAGGCACAATCTGCCATTCATAAGTGCTGCGTAATGCAGAGGTTTGCATATCGCTAAATACCGATCATAGGACATCACAGACAAAAGCAAACACTCTGTCCCTGCCAGAGAACCAAAGAAATAAAATTGAATGATGCATCCCATAACAGAAATAGACCTGTCCCCAGTCAGGAGAGTGGTCAGCATCCTgggcaggatggtggaggtgtagcaggtctccaagcaggacaagttccccaggaagaagtacatgggggtgtgaaggtgctgatcagTCACAAGTAGTGCAATGATGAGGATGTTCTCAGCCATGGTCGCAATGTAGATCACTAGAaacagcaggaagagaagaatATGAAGTTGAGGGAGATCCCCAAATCCCAGGAGGATGAATTCTGTGATGGTCGTTTGATTTCCCTCGTGTATGTTTGATGTCAGCTTCATCTAGGGGAAATAAAAGAAATCATGCAATTAAGAATCTAACGTCCATTACAAAACAGTCATATTTTCTATTCCAGCTTCTCCCTGATGGTAGCCATCCCAACAGTTGAGTCAAGACTCCAGAGGGTGGAGGCAGTTGgggtgcaaatttttaaaaaaaggtaaaagtgAACTGACATTGGAAATGTAACTACTGCCTGGTATCTCTATGGTTGAATACATCTCACCTTCAGCTTCCTGAACATGTTTTTTGTATTACTATAACCGCAATGTCTGAGGTTATCATTGTAGATTAAGGGGAATTAAATGTCACTCCATTGGCTTCATAAGGAAACCTCAGTAAAATCCTATTGCTGGGCTGATACTTCATTTACCCACATTTACACTGCAGAGTCCACCATATTCCAGTGGAGTGGTCAAAAGAATTTGACTCCAGAGACCTGGGTTTATTATTGGCTGCTCCACTCCCTGATGTTGGGTTTATCACTTCCTCTCACTGTGCCTCTCTTCCCTCCATTATATAATAGTTGATGATGATACCACTTACTGTTTTCGTAATGTGACCTgaaatttagaaaagaaaagctgTCTACATGTGCTTACATGCTCTTGTGTAAAATGGATATATGATACTGAAGACACTATTCAAAATTTTACTAGTTATGTCAGTGAGTTTGCCTTATAACTTCTCATCGTTAGCAAACTGCTGTGAGACCATGCATAACTCTCAATATACTttatgaagaaaaaataaataggcCTCAATGTCATATTTCCACCTCAATCTTGCAGAAATGgctttaattttttgtttaaaaacacgGTGTTTTTTGAcacttcctttccccccaccccatattaCAGGGAGATCTCTCCCATATGTCTCCTAATGGGAATCAGAGAGTAGGTTTCTTTATTGGCAAGGATTTGCAACCTTCTTTTTGAGAGCTTTCAATGCCTAAAATTTATGGGTAATATTTTCCAAACTGCCAGACTTCGAAAATTATCCATGTACCTACACCTGCAGATTGGGCACTCAATCCCTTTGAACATCTGGTGCTGAGATACCATGTGGAAGAATCTAGGATGCATAGTTAGATTAAGGAGTTCTGCCAATGCTTCCTTGGCTAAGGTGGCTGTGACATTTTGGGGAACATGTCTATGTCTGTTTTAtcattccatttttttttgtcaatGTCATTTCGAATTGGAACCATCATCCTGGATGGGAATAACTCTTTTGTAGAAGGAAACATGGAATGGGTCATGGGAAAGTCATGCCTTGGTAGCAGTGACAACACTATCAAGGGCCATCAACACTGAATGTCTCACACCTGGTGAAACAGTGGGAGTTTTGAGAACTAGGAACCTTGGCCAGATGTTGCCCATATCCAAGTACGTCAGCAGCACATGGAATTTAGAGGCTTGATCCAGTCATAAGAATCTGGTGTCTGTTTTAAGAAAGTAATTGAACCTGTTTGAAGCTAGGTTTTCCCTTTGACCAATATTTGAAATTGGCCCAACAAAGACACCAATGGGGCATTCATTAATCCAAACTGGTGAGTTTGTTGCCTGttagtttctttctttgttctgtgtttgctaCTTGACTGATATTACCATGTGGTCTGTTTTTTCTTGTGGGGACGGGATTTGGGGGGGTCTGTGTTCTCAGCCTGGGGGCCTGATAGATACTACTGGAGGCTTCCTAATGAGGCTTTGATCCCTAGACCCTTTAGCACCCATTATCCCTTAAACAGAAGGTGAAGCTACACGGGGAGAACAggagtttaaaaagccagctcctaagtGATCAGAGCGACCAGGAGTGACCAGGAGCAGCAAAGAAGGGAGGTTTGTGAGGTAGTTTAGAGATGGAGTGAGAGAGCTAGATACACCTGATTAGCATTCTCTAATCTTAGATCAATATGCCCTCCCTCACCCCTTCCACCCAAAAAACACAGAGAAACAATACCCAACAAAAAAAgttgcaaaagaaaaaataatggatgcagaagtccagaagcagagtaGGGGCTATCCAGTtcattgcactgaatgcagcaagTACCATTACCTGCCTTGTGGGAAGATGGggtatgtgtgcatttggtgcaaggagcttACGACCCTCAGAGACTGAGTATGGGttctggagaccagagtggctgaccTGCAGGAGCTAAGGGCGATAGAGAAGTACATAGATAAGATTTTCCGGGGCACAGCAGAGCTGTTCcactcccagtctgacagcctctgtgctgttgaggaggatggaagtcttggggaaggagaacaccaaagtggagcagagagaaacccatagttgggaccctcctgccAGATGATGTCATGATACCCTCTTGGCCTGAGTATACCtgtccggggggcggggggagatccTCATTTACTAAGAAGAGCCAGGTAATAGTAATACAGATAGTAATAGAAGAATAGATAAttgaaatatagatagttgggtttgtgatgactgggtgaactgcatggtgaattgcctgccaggtgcaaaggttgcggatctctcgacaCACCTAGCTTTAGGAGAAATGCTGGGGAAGTGTACCACGTACGTGCCAATGATATAGGAAAAGGTAGAAGAGAGTTACAGCAGCCCAAATTGTAGCAGGTAtttaagagattaaagtccaggaccttcatggtagcattctccgaaacattttcatttctacCCGTAGGGCCAGTTATACAGGCAGAACTTCAGGGTCTCAATGAGTGGATGAGATGATAGTATAGAGAGGAGGGGTATAGATTTATTAGGAATTGGGGaactgtttggggcaggaggagcctatacaggaaggatggtcttcacctaaaccaaaatggcaCCATATTCcttgcatgtaaaattaaaagtgTCGTaaagaagtttttaaactaagggcttgcAAAAATCAGCAGGTGCATCATAgcaacttggtggaatgatgataatcaatggggcacaataataccagggtacaaaatgaATAGGAATGGCAGAGTAGTTCATGCAATTGGGGGAATGCCACTAtctgtgaaagaaagtgtagtaGCGTGAAATGTAGtcaaaaatcttaaatgaatcaaactgtacactagaatctctatggatagaaattccatgcttgaacagtAGGGATATACTAACGACCACCTGACCACAATGGTgaatgtgaaatgctcagggacattagagaggctataaaaatagaaaacttaaCAATAATGGgggaactgcacaaaaatgaggatGCTAGCTCAAAGTACATTAAAAGGAACTGTCTGCAAAGTGaaatgccttcagcccccaactaaaacccctccaacgcattattaaggatctacaacctatcctgaaggatgacccaacactctcacaaatcttgggagacaggccagtccttgcctacagacagccccccaacctgaagcaaatactcaccaacaaacacataccacacaacagaaccactaacccaggaacctatccttgcaacaaagcccgttgccaactgtgcccacatatctattcaggggacaccatcacagggcctaatcacatcagccacactatcagaggctcgttcacctgcacatccaccaatgtgacatatgccatcatgtgccagcaatgcccctctgccatgtacattggtcaaactggacagtctctacgtaaaagaataaatggacacaaatcagatgtcaagaattataagattcataaaccagtcagagaacactgcaatctctctggtcacgcaatcacagacatgaaggtcgctatcttacaacaaaaaaacttcaaatccagactccagcgagaaactgctgaattggaattcatttgcaaattgtatactattaatttaggcttaaatagagactgggagtggctaagtcattatgcaaggtagcctatttccccttgttttttcctcccccccccccagacattctggttaaacttggatttaaacttggagagcggtcagtttggatgagctattgccagcaggagagtgagtttgtgtgtgtgtgtgtgtgttccctgggggggggtggtggtgagaaagcctggatttgtgctggaaatggtccaccttgattaccatgcacattgcacattgtagggagagtggtcactttggatgagctattaccagcaggaga
This genomic interval from Lepidochelys kempii isolate rLepKem1 chromosome 13, rLepKem1.hap2, whole genome shotgun sequence contains the following:
- the LOC140897200 gene encoding olfactory receptor 11A1-like: MKLTSNIHEGNQTTITEFILLGFGDLPQLHILLFLLFLVIYIATMAENILIIALLVTDQHLHTPMYFFLGNLSCLETCYTSTILPRMLTTLLTGDRSISVMGCIIQFYFFGSLAGTECLLLSVMSYDRYLAICKPLHYAALMNGRLCLQLVVGLWIGGFMSVSIFIFMLSQLTFCGPNEIDHFFCDFHPITKLSCTDTHMVEVAGLISCSIFTLPPFLLTVTSYVCIISNILRIPSSTMRQKAFSTCSSHLIVVTVFYGTLTLVYLLLDSDALRDLNKVFSVFYGILTPLVNPLIYSLRNKEVKKALRKSLLRSFVFFKNSKC